CGCTCAACGACTCGCACATCTTCTGCGCGCCGGAGCAGGCCGCGGCGGAGGTCGCCGGGGTGCTGCGGCTGATGCGGGAGTCGCACGCGGCGCTCGGCCTGCGGCCGGCCTCCTTCCAGCTGTCGCTGCGCGGGCCGGGAAAGAGATACGGCGGTTCGGAACAGGGGTGGGCGGAATCGGAACGGTTGCTGCGGGGCGCGCTTGCCGACGAGGGATTCGCGTACGCGGTGAAGCACGGTGAAGCCGCGTTCTACGGTCCGAAGATCGATGTGCAGGTGAGCGACGCGGCCGGCCGGGAGTGGACCATCGCCACCATCCAGATCGATCACCACCAGCCGGAGCGGTTCGGCCTCTCCTACGTCGACGCCTCCGGCGGCAGGTCCCGGCCGGTGATGGTGCACCGGAGCCTGGCCGGGTCGATGGAGCGGTTGTTCGGGCAGCTGATCGAGGAGCACGAGGGGGCGTTCCCGGTCTGGTACGCCCCCGTCCAGGTGGCCGTGCTGCCGCTGGACGGCGTCGTCTCGTCGTTCGCTCAGGATGCCGTCGCCGCCGGGCTGCGAGCCTCGGTCCACCACGACGGATCGCTCGGGGCGCGGATCCGGGCGGCGTCGAAGGTGCCGTACATCGCGGTGATCGGTGAGCGAGAGGCTGCGGCGGGACTGGTCTCGCTCCGGCTGCGGGGTGGGCGGCAGCTCGACCCGATGCCGGGGGCGGAGGCGATCGCACTGATCAGCGCGGCCGCCGCCGCCCGGTCACCTCAGCTCTTGGCGAGACCGTAGGTCAAGGCGTCGACGAGGGCGGTCCAGCTGGCCTCGACGATGTTCTCGTGCACGCCGACCGTGGTCCACTCGCGCTGGTGGTCGCCGGTCCCCAGCAGGACGCGGGTGATCGCGTTGGTGCCGTGGGTGCCCTCCAGGATCCGTACCTTGAAGTCGGTCAGCTCGAACGACTTCAGCGCCGGGTAGTGGTTGGAGAGCGCCACCCGCAGCGCCTCGTCGAGGGCGTTGACCGGGCCGTTGCCCTCGGCGGTGGCGATCACCCGCTCGCCCTTGACCCGCACCTTCACGGTGGCCTCGGAGATCACCTTGCCGTCCTCCCGGTGCTCGACCAGCACCCGGTACGACTCCAGGGTGAACGGGCGGCTGACGTCGGCGCCCGGCAGCTCGCCGCGGACCAGCAGCTCGAACGAGGCGTCGGCGGCCTCGAAGGACCAGCCGCCGGCCTCCAGGTCCTTCACCTTCTGGGTGACGGTGGAGAGGGTGTCCGGATGGCCGGCCAGGTCGATGCCGAGCTCGCGACTCTTGAGCTCGATGCTGGCCCGGCCGGCCATCTCGGTCACCAGGATCCGCATGTCGTTGCCGACAACCGCCGGGTCGACGTGGTTGTACAGCAGCGGATCCACCTTGATCGCGCTCGCGTGCAGGCCCGCCTTGTGGGCGAACGCCGCGGCCCCGACATAGGCCTGGTGGGTGTCGGGGGCGATGTTGGCGATCTCGGCGAGCGCGGTGGACACCCGCGTCGCCTTCTCCAGGCATCCGTCCGGTAGGACCTTCAGCCCGAGCTTGAGTTGCAGGTTGCTGACCGTGGCGAACAGGTCGGCGTTGCCGGGGCGCTCGCCGTACCCGTTCGCGGTGCACTGGAAGTGGCGCACCCCGGCCTCGACCGCGGCGACCGTGTTCGCGACGGCGCAGGCGGTGTCGTTCTGACAGTGGATGCCGAGCCGGTCGGCGCTCACCCCGGTGCGCTCGACGACCTCGGTGACCGCCTTGGTGACCATCGAGGGGAGCATGCCGCCGTTGGTGTCGCACATGACCACGCGCTCGGCGCCGGCGTCGATCGCGGTCTTCACCACGCTCGCGGTGTACTCCGGGTCGTGGCGGAAGCCGTCGAAGAAGTGCTCGCAGTCCACGAACGCCCGGCGGCCGCTCGCGACCAGGTGCCGGACGGTGTCCCGGACCATCGCCAGGTTCTCCTCGCCGGTGGTGCGCAGTGCCCGCTCCACGTGCCGGATGTCCGACTTGGCCACCACGCAGACCACCGGGGTGCCGGCGTCCAGCAGGGCCTGGACCTGCGGGTCGGCGGCCACGTCCACACCGGCCTTGCGGGTCGCGCCGAACGCGACCAGGACCGCGTGCTTCAGGTTCAGCTCGGTCTTCGCGCGTTCGAAGAACTCGGTGTCCTTGGGCATGGCGCCCGGCCAGCCACCCTCGATGAAGCCCACGCCGAACTCGTCCAGCAGCCGGGCGACCGCGAGCTTGTCGGCGACCGTGTAGCTGATTCCCTCGCGCTGCCCACCGTCGCGCAGCGTCGTGTCGAACACCTGGTAGTCCATCGGGGAGGTCCTTTCAGTCGGTCACCCACACAACAACAAAAAGACCCCCCGCGGATGCGGGAGGTCTGCGCGTCGGCGAGAGTCAGCCGGCGCGCTAGGTGCGAATAATCAGCACGAGGTGGGTCACGAGATGAAGCATGCCACTATCCCGGCGTGAGGGAGGCGGTGTTCCACGTATCGAGACTAGGTTCATTGCCGTGGTTGCCGAATCGTACTCGCGAAACCTGGGGTTCTCCGCCACCTACAACTTCCGCGACGTCGGCGGATATCGAGGGATGGACGGCCGCACCGTGCGCTGGCGGCGTCTGTTCCGCGCCGACTCGCTGCACCGGATCGGGGACGCCGACGCGGCGGCGTTCACCGCCCTCGGCGTCCGGACCGTGATCGACCTGCGCCGCCCGACCGAGGTGGAACGCTTCGGCCGCGTCCACGAGCGGTACGGCCTCGACTATCGCAACCTGGTGCTCAAGCACATCGACTGGGAAGAGGTCGAGCACCCGGAGGGGATGGTGCACGAGCGCTGGCTGGCCGACCGCTACCTGAACTTCGCCGAGGACGGCCACGAGGGCATCCTCGACTCGCTCCGCCTCATCGCCGACCCGGCTGCCGCGCCGGTCGTGGTGCACTGCATGGCCGGCAAGGACCGCACCGGCACCATCTGCGCCCTGACGCTCTCCCTGCTCGGCGTCTCCGACGAGGACATCGCCGCCGATTACGCCCTGACCACGGACGCGATGGCCCCGCTCACCGCCTATCTGATGAAGACGAGCCCGGAGTCCGTCAAGGGCAACGAGCACATGTTCGACTCGCCCCCAGCCGCCATGCTGATGTTCCTGGACGACCTCCGAGCCCTCCACGGCTCCGTCGAGGAATACGTCCGCGAGATCGGCCTCACCGACGCCGAGATCACCTCGATGCGCCACCACCTGCTGGATTGAGCAACCTCCGAAGATCAACTTCAAGATCTTCATTTGCGCAGGTCCGCGCGGGTACGGACCGCATGCTCCCGCGCGGGCCGAGGCCGGCGATCTGGCCGCTACGCGTCCATAGCGATCGCCGGCCTCTTCACTGTCCGCGGGTGGTTCCGGAGATCAAAACCCAGCTGGTCCTGAGCGCCCTATCGCGCTCTCGAACAGGGCCCTGAGGACCAGCCACCAGTCCCCGGCTGGCCGTCAAGGCCCTATCCCGACCCGGGATAGGGCGCTGAGCACCAGCCCGGATCTGAGCTTGCGGTGGGAGCCGTTACTCGTCCGGCTTTCGGGCTCTCAAGGCAAGCCAGGGCGGTGAGCGCACCCAGTCGCAGACCGCACACGGCGGCCGGGGGCAGACAGACTCGAACCACCGTGGGGGGTCGGCCGAAGTTGGATTTTCGCAACCACCCGCGGACGTCGCCCTTTCGGGGTTCGTGTTCTGGGCGCGCAGCGCCCTTGCGAACCCCGGAAGGGTCCCTGGCGGGAGCGACGATCGGTGATCAGCGCGGCCCGAGTCAGTATCGTGAATTGATCTTGGTAATGCGAAAAGGGTCAGGCGACGCGGTGGACCCAGCCGAAGGTGTCTTCGGCGCGGCCTCGCTGGATGTCGACGAGCTCCTTGCGGAGGCCCATGGTGACGGCGCCGGGGCCGCCGTCGGCGACGGTGAAGTCGCCGTCGAGGCTCTTGACGGTGCCGATCGGGGTGATGACGGCGGCGGTGCCGCAGGCGAAGGCTTCGCGGACTCGGCCGGAGGCGGCGCCGTCGCGCCACTCCTCGAGGCTGATGGCTCGCTCCTCGACGCGGCGGCCGGCTCGCTCGGCGAGCTTGATGACCGAGTCGCGGGTGATGCCGGGGAGGATGGTGCCGGTCAGCGGCGGGGTGACCAGGGTGCCGTCGTCGAGCACCAGGAACACGTTCATGCCGCCGAGCTCGTCGATGTACTTGCGCTGCACCGCGTCCAAGTAGACGACCTGGTCGCAGCCGTGCTCGATGGCCTCGGCCTGGGCGGAGAGGCCGGCCGCGTAGTTGCCGCCGCACTTGGCCGCGCCGGTGCCGCCGGGGGCCGCGCGGGTGTAGTCCGGGGTGACCCAGACCGACACCGGCTTGACGCCGCCGGAGAAGTACGGCCCGACCGGGGAGGCGATGACCAAGAAGAGGTACTCGAGGGCGGGGCGCACGCCGAGGAAGACCTCGCTGGCGTAGGCGAACGGGCGCAGGTAGAGGCTGCCGTCCTCGTCCTCCGGGAGCCACTTGCGGTCGATCGCGATGATCTCGTGCAGCGACTTGAGGAAGATCTCCTCGGGCAGCGCCGGCATGGCCATCCGCTGGGCGGAGAGGGCGAAGCGGGCCGCGTTCGCCTCCGGGCGGAACATGGCGACGCCACCGTCGGGCAGCGTGTACGCCTTCAGCCCCTCGAAGATCTCCTGGGCGTAGTGCAGGACCGCGCTGGCCGGGTCCATCGGGATCGGCGCGCGCGCCTCGACGCGGGGCTCGTACCACCCCTTGCCGTCGGCGTAGCGCACGGTGACCATGTGGTCGGTGAAGATCCGGCCGAAGCCCGGGTTGGCCAGCATCGCGGCGCGCTCGGCGTCCGATACGGGCGCCGGGTTCGGACGGATCTCGAATTCGAGGCTGTCACCACCGCTCATGACAACGCGACCTGCTTTCTGCGGAAAGACCAAAGAGGGGCACCCGTAGTGCGCCCATGAATGTACCCCGAACGGTCGTTAACACAACGGCGGCGAGGTTGACGCCCGAGTAACCAGAGACCCGGGCGTTCCAGGAGAGACGGCGTCAGAGCGCGGCGGCGACCCGGTCGCCGACCTCGGCGGTCCGCAGCGGCGCGCCCGGCGTGCGGGACGCGACCTCGGCCGCGACCGCCTCGGTTACTCGCGCGGCCTCGGCGTGCTTGCCCAGGTGCTCCAGCAGCAGCGCGGCGGAGAGGATCGCGGCGGCCGGGTCGGCGATGCCCTTGCCGGCGATGTCCGGGGCGGAGCCGTGCACCGGCTCGAAGGTCGACGGGTACTTGCGCTCCGGGTTGACCGAGCCGCTGGCGGCCATGCCGATGCCACCGGTGACGGCGGCGGCGATGTCGGTGAGGATGTCGCCGAACAGGTTGTCGGTGACGATCACGTCGTAGCGCTGCGGGTTGCTGACCATGAACATGCTGGCCGCGTCGATGTGCTGGTACTCCGTGGTGACCTCGGGGTACTCCGCGGCGACCGCGGCGAAGGTGCGGGACCACAGGTTGCCGGCGTGGGTGAGCACGTTGGTCTTGTGCACCCAGGTGAGGTGACGGCGGTCGCGGCGCTGGGCGCGCTCGAACGCGTCCCGGATGACCCGCTCGACGCCGTGCCGGGTGTTCAGGCTCTCCTCGGTGGCGATCTCGGCGTGGGTGTCCTTGTGCAGGACGCCGCCGGCACCGACGTAGAGACCCTCGGTGCCCTCGCGGACCACGACCATGTCGATCTCGCCCGCCTTGACGCCGGCGAGCGGGCTGGTGGTGCCGGGCCAGAGCTTGGAGGGGCGCAGGTTCACATACTGATCGAAGTCGAAGCGCAGCTTCAGCAGCAGGCCGCGCTCCAGGATGCCCGGCGGGACGCTCGGGTCGCCGATCGCGCCGAGCAGGATGGCGTCGTGGCCGGCCAGCTCGGTCTGGATCGAGGCGGGCAGGACCTCGCCGGTGCGGTTGTAGAGGCGGGCGCCGAGGTCGTACTCGTTGTAGTCGACGCCGGGGAGGACGGCGTCAATGACCTTGCGGGCCTGCGCGGTCACCTCGGTACCGATGCCGTCGCCGGCGACCACCGCGATCCGCGCCACGCTCACGTCTGACTCCCCTGCACACGTCCGGATAATCAGCACTCACGGTAACCCTTGATCCCGAAGCCCGGAACGTCGGTCCCAGCTTTTGAGCGCCCGCGGCGTTTTCGCTGGATGATCTCCGGGCGGA
Above is a genomic segment from Actinoplanes ianthinogenes containing:
- the thrS gene encoding threonine--tRNA ligase; the encoded protein is MIDHRKLGRELDLFDSDPLIGAGLPFWLPAGAAARHEVESYLYELERRNGYQHVYSPVMGKRQMYELSGHWANFADDMFPPMPVGEDELVLRPSLCPHHALIFKARQRSYRELPLRIAELGQMYRQERSGVLGGLSRVRSIALNDSHIFCAPEQAAAEVAGVLRLMRESHAALGLRPASFQLSLRGPGKRYGGSEQGWAESERLLRGALADEGFAYAVKHGEAAFYGPKIDVQVSDAAGREWTIATIQIDHHQPERFGLSYVDASGGRSRPVMVHRSLAGSMERLFGQLIEEHEGAFPVWYAPVQVAVLPLDGVVSSFAQDAVAAGLRASVHHDGSLGARIRAASKVPYIAVIGEREAAAGLVSLRLRGGRQLDPMPGAEAIALISAAAAARSPQLLARP
- the cimA gene encoding citramalate synthase, with amino-acid sequence MDYQVFDTTLRDGGQREGISYTVADKLAVARLLDEFGVGFIEGGWPGAMPKDTEFFERAKTELNLKHAVLVAFGATRKAGVDVAADPQVQALLDAGTPVVCVVAKSDIRHVERALRTTGEENLAMVRDTVRHLVASGRRAFVDCEHFFDGFRHDPEYTASVVKTAIDAGAERVVMCDTNGGMLPSMVTKAVTEVVERTGVSADRLGIHCQNDTACAVANTVAAVEAGVRHFQCTANGYGERPGNADLFATVSNLQLKLGLKVLPDGCLEKATRVSTALAEIANIAPDTHQAYVGAAAFAHKAGLHASAIKVDPLLYNHVDPAVVGNDMRILVTEMAGRASIELKSRELGIDLAGHPDTLSTVTQKVKDLEAGGWSFEAADASFELLVRGELPGADVSRPFTLESYRVLVEHREDGKVISEATVKVRVKGERVIATAEGNGPVNALDEALRVALSNHYPALKSFELTDFKVRILEGTHGTNAITRVLLGTGDHQREWTTVGVHENIVEASWTALVDALTYGLAKS
- a CDS encoding tyrosine-protein phosphatase, which translates into the protein MVAESYSRNLGFSATYNFRDVGGYRGMDGRTVRWRRLFRADSLHRIGDADAAAFTALGVRTVIDLRRPTEVERFGRVHERYGLDYRNLVLKHIDWEEVEHPEGMVHERWLADRYLNFAEDGHEGILDSLRLIADPAAAPVVVHCMAGKDRTGTICALTLSLLGVSDEDIAADYALTTDAMAPLTAYLMKTSPESVKGNEHMFDSPPAAMLMFLDDLRALHGSVEEYVREIGLTDAEITSMRHHLLD
- a CDS encoding branched-chain amino acid aminotransferase; translated protein: MSGGDSLEFEIRPNPAPVSDAERAAMLANPGFGRIFTDHMVTVRYADGKGWYEPRVEARAPIPMDPASAVLHYAQEIFEGLKAYTLPDGGVAMFRPEANAARFALSAQRMAMPALPEEIFLKSLHEIIAIDRKWLPEDEDGSLYLRPFAYASEVFLGVRPALEYLFLVIASPVGPYFSGGVKPVSVWVTPDYTRAAPGGTGAAKCGGNYAAGLSAQAEAIEHGCDQVVYLDAVQRKYIDELGGMNVFLVLDDGTLVTPPLTGTILPGITRDSVIKLAERAGRRVEERAISLEEWRDGAASGRVREAFACGTAAVITPIGTVKSLDGDFTVADGGPGAVTMGLRKELVDIQRGRAEDTFGWVHRVA
- a CDS encoding 3-isopropylmalate dehydrogenase, translated to MARIAVVAGDGIGTEVTAQARKVIDAVLPGVDYNEYDLGARLYNRTGEVLPASIQTELAGHDAILLGAIGDPSVPPGILERGLLLKLRFDFDQYVNLRPSKLWPGTTSPLAGVKAGEIDMVVVREGTEGLYVGAGGVLHKDTHAEIATEESLNTRHGVERVIRDAFERAQRRDRRHLTWVHKTNVLTHAGNLWSRTFAAVAAEYPEVTTEYQHIDAASMFMVSNPQRYDVIVTDNLFGDILTDIAAAVTGGIGMAASGSVNPERKYPSTFEPVHGSAPDIAGKGIADPAAAILSAALLLEHLGKHAEAARVTEAVAAEVASRTPGAPLRTAEVGDRVAAAL